A window of Citrus sinensis cultivar Valencia sweet orange chromosome 7, DVS_A1.0, whole genome shotgun sequence contains these coding sequences:
- the LOC102627892 gene encoding putative F-box protein At1g32420, with amino-acid sequence MVLLGNDDSPEDITIEILSRLPVKSLIRLRCVCKSWYALIKDPNFISMHLKNDVNTRLIVLYAKEDDTEEHSHPKEYFCLFPDETLEDLSLQDLSTQEPVLGSFKGLYCGIVFIEGLNNRITLWNIATRESITLPKYRAIIPQYTRVFGTKIGFGLDPKTKDYKVVLILTLWDEKRDSSCAFSLVAVYTLRTNSWKNLKPIDYTMRLSSERTYFDGAFYWLLKLENDNDSYVILSFNMADEKFQEIQGPCILESSLDVTLGIYYQSLSLLILDNVDHCFKIWVMRKKNWIKQLTVGPFIGIFQPLLFWKKGAFFVESNSSQLLLYEPGTGELRDFELECCWFSVYIYTESLIPLKGGDGVFDFDIPWHVLGVHQTE; translated from the coding sequence ATGGTGTTATTGGGCAATGATGATTCACCTGAAGACATAACGATTGAAATTCTATCAAGGCTACCTGTGAAATCTCTTATACGATTAAGGTGCGTTTGCAAATCTTGGTATGCTTTAATAAAAGAccctaattttatttccatgCATCTTAAAAATGATGTCAATACCCGTCTAATTGTTCTATATGCGAAAGAGGATGACACAGAAGAGCATAGCCATCCGAAAgagtatttttgtttattccCGGATGAGACACTTGAAGATTTATCATTACAAGATCTTTCAACTCAAGAACCCGTACTTGGATCGTTTAAGGGTCTTTATTGTGGTATTGTTTTTATAGAAGGGTTAAACAATCGCATAACTCTATGGAATATTGCAACTCGAGAGTCCATTACTCTTCCGAAATATAGGGCTATCATTCCACAATATACGAGGGTTTTTGGTACTAAAATTGGATTCGGATTGGATCCAAAAACTAAGGACTACAAAGTGGTTTTAATATTAACCTTGTGGGACGAAAAAAGAGATTCCTCATGTGCATTCTCCCTTGTTGCCGTGTATACCCTACGTACTAATTCCTGGAAAAATTTGAAGCCAATTGATTACACTATGCGATTATCATCTGAGCGCACATACTTCGATGGAGCTTTTTACTGGTTGTtgaaattggaaaatgataACGACAGTTATGTAATCCTTTCATTTAACATGGCCGACGAGAAGTTCCAGGAGATACAGGGGCCTTGCATACTTGAATCATCATTAGATGTGACTCTTGGGATATACTATCAGTCTCTATctctactaattttagataatGTAGACCACTGTTTTAAAATATGGGTGATGAGAAAGAAGAATTGGATTAAACAATTAACTGTTGGACCTTTTATAGGAATTTTCCAACCACTCCTGTTTTGGAAGAAAGGCGCATTCTTTGTTGAATCTAACTCTTCACAGTTGCTCCTGTATGAACCTGGTACCGGGGAATTAAGGGATTTTGAACTCGAATGCTGTTGGTTTTCAGTTTATATTTATACTGAGAGTTTAATTCCATTAAAAGGAGGGGATGGTGTATTCGACTTTGACATTCCATGGCATGTTTTGGGTGTACATCAAACAGAGTGA